The Sporomusa termitida genome has a window encoding:
- a CDS encoding LysR family transcriptional regulator — MDIRNLQSFITVAQCLSFTEAAKRIYIGQSALSKQIADLESELGVELFIRHHRSLELTPAGKTLLKEGNALMTKITDIVEKTRQAQRGIRGSLKIGCFGFENAFLPYSLKKFRALYPQISVDIRVLTLRMIENAIESGELDLGFTLIMGREIKANRFSQRLIHRTPLCFLLPGDHPYAGAASLDISALAADSFIVLSDSETPDGFNWFMNLCAARGFTPCIASKTTRMESIYWYVEAGVGISFMPKDPSLARHVPANISLVSMQGKEAYCNIMATWRKEHTNPAVPLFLKVLNQFSQDTQPDTQEYLLTTAVGSRK, encoded by the coding sequence ATGGATATTCGGAATTTGCAGTCCTTTATAACGGTTGCGCAATGCCTCAGCTTTACAGAGGCTGCTAAACGGATCTACATTGGCCAGTCAGCCCTAAGCAAACAAATTGCCGACCTTGAATCAGAGTTGGGGGTTGAACTGTTTATTCGCCACCATAGATCGCTGGAATTGACACCGGCAGGCAAAACGCTGCTAAAAGAAGGCAATGCCCTAATGACCAAAATTACCGATATTGTGGAAAAAACCCGTCAGGCCCAGCGGGGAATCCGTGGCAGTTTGAAAATTGGCTGTTTTGGGTTCGAGAATGCATTTCTCCCCTATTCCCTCAAAAAGTTTCGTGCCCTTTACCCGCAAATCAGTGTTGATATCCGTGTCTTAACCCTAAGAATGATCGAAAACGCTATAGAGTCGGGAGAATTAGACCTTGGCTTTACCTTAATCATGGGCAGGGAAATAAAGGCTAACCGGTTCTCCCAGCGGTTAATTCACCGAACCCCCCTGTGCTTTTTGTTGCCCGGTGACCACCCCTATGCCGGCGCCGCTTCATTAGATATCTCGGCTTTGGCGGCAGATTCCTTTATTGTCCTGTCTGATTCCGAAACGCCTGATGGCTTTAACTGGTTTATGAATCTATGTGCCGCCAGGGGGTTTACCCCCTGCATTGCCAGTAAAACCACACGTATGGAAAGTATATACTGGTATGTAGAGGCAGGAGTGGGTATTTCTTTTATGCCTAAAGATCCCTCGCTGGCCAGGCACGTGCCTGCCAATATCTCTTTAGTCAGTATGCAGGGGAAAGAGGCCTATTGCAACATTATGGCAACCTGGAGAAAAGAACATACCAACCCGGCCGTGCCACTTTTCCTAAAAGTTCTCAATCAATTCAGCCAGGATACCCAGCCTGATACCCAAGAATATCTCCTGACAACAGCGGTAGGGTCAAGGAAATAA